The Numenius arquata chromosome 7, bNumArq3.hap1.1, whole genome shotgun sequence genome has a window encoding:
- the LCA5 gene encoding lebercilin: MGERVRSPDSEHDRKSDGDKNSDSYYSDEDNASRSSGPSPTLSYPSTSQEKRDHKPQTSNSLVHYQATKKLGSKYAPSKRGPQWGFRSQSLTRDSPAKDIDLVTKRVLSARLLKINELRNELTELHIKLDELQKENRALKRLQHRQEKALNKFEDTENEISQLLARHNNEIRILRERLRKSQERERATERRLKDSEEELYRTKTVLQKLKKLSADKHLAERDDLAKKLACAESRLEESEKRIKDLEKNLELSGSSFQRELHSKKKKMYEAQEEKRVLQEELNQLNQKLKEKERELEAKNIYANRMLKLSPRKDVDIIQRKKANNQNIKKGAQLTKAVQTSGYFSPVEFLPEAEHVSGDAINKKEGILPKIEKETQDKEQKEQAELLRQDQEREREEKLKRFQEIQALEERVQKLHDEWEKEEYNKMKKESRYLLDKEEKTKMETEIPKAEVEREGTEMLEERRKREFLLAKMQEIDRETQNVTNVRAASQAPLVDTARKSDLLEKKEKTTQFFELPGRVSNGFPVGDSRDDATRAEGQKHRSVRTVDLSSELTFGSYVPSFGKGSGRPSWLTQKSDNLEENVKENADCNIKKEKKSNLMEQLFGSSAGTILLSKNNDPTPFDVEWDLRNALPVDKNSKVKGKEDGELFGEGRNPTRHRLQHAASKPAVKTLGSLEDEIEEVILK, encoded by the exons atgggagaaagagTCAGGAGCCCAGATTCTGAACACGACAGGAAATCGGATGGGGATAAAAATAGTGACTCCTATTATTCAGATGAAGATAATGCATCTCGTTCCTCTGGCCCGTCGCCAACGCTGAGCTATCCCTCTACAAGCCAAGAAAAAAGAGATCACAAACCACAAACTTCAAACAGCCTCGTGCACTACCAAG ccaCAAAGAAATTGGGTTCCAAATATGCACCCAGCAAAAGAGGGCCGCAGTGGGGTTTCCGTTCTCAGAGCCTCACTAGGGATTCTCCCGCCAAAGATATAGATCTTGTTACAAAAAGAGTTCTTTCTGCCAGGCTGCTGAAAATCAACGAGCTCCGAAATGAACTGACTGAACTCCACATCAAACTGGatgagctgcagaaggaaaacagggCGCTGAAGAGGCttcagcacaggcaggagaaagCCCTGAATAAGTTTGAAGATACGGAAAACGAAATCTCTCAGCTCCTCGCTCGGCACAACAATGAGATTCGTATATTAAGGGAGCGCCTACGGAAATCTCAAGAGAGGGAACGAGCAACTGAGAGACGGCTGAAAGATTCGGAAGAGGAACTGTACAGAACAAAAACCGTCTTGCAGAAACTGAAAAAGCTCTCTGCAGATAAGCACCTCGCCGAAAGAGATGACCTGGCGAAGAAACTAGCCTGTGCGGAGAGCAGGCTGGAGGAGAGCGAGAAAAGAATTAAG gatctggaaaaaaatcttgaattaagCGGTAGCAGTTTTCAACGAGAGttacattcaaagaaaaaaaagatgtacgAGGctcaagaagaaaagagagttcTCCAAGAAGAGCTTAATCAACTCAATCAGAAGCTGAAG gaaaaagaaagagagcttgaagcaaaaaatatatatgctaATCGCATGCTGAAGCTGTCACCAAGAAAAGACGTGGATATTatccaaagaaaaaaag CCAAcaaccaaaatattaaaaaaggagCACAGCTCACAAAAGCCGTACAGACCAGCGGATACTTCTCACCGGTGGAATTTCTTCCAGAAGCAGAACATGTCAGTGGTGATGCAATAAACAAGAaagaaggaattcttcctaaaatA gaaaaagaaactcaagacaaagaacagaaagagcaagCAGAGCTCCTTAGACAAGaccaagagagggaaagggaagagaaattgaAACGTTTTCAGGAAATACAGGCTTTAGAGGAGAGAGTTCAAAAACTACATGACG AGTGGGAAAAGGAAGaatacaacaaaatgaaaaaagaaagcagatatttattggataaagaagagaaaaccaAGATGGAGACAGAAATCCCCAAAGCTGAAGTAGAGAGAGAAGGCACTGAAATGCTGGAAGAGCGGCGAAAAAGAGAGTTCCTGCTCGCTAAAATGCAAGAGATTGATAGAGAGACTCAAAATGTAACAAACGTGAGAGCTGCTTCCCAAGCGCCGCTGGTAGATACAGCAAGAAAATCCGATttgctggagaaaaaagaaaaaactactcAATTCTTTGAGCTTCCCGGGAGGGTGAGTAATGGATTTCCTGTAGGTGACAGCCGGGATGACgccaccagagcagaggggcagaagcaTCGCAGCGTAAGGACTGTAGATCTGAGCAGCGAGTTAACATTTGGTAGTTACGTACCTTCCTTTGGGAAAGGATCCGGGAGACCGAGTTGGCTTACCCAAAAAAGCGACAACTTGGAAGAAAACGTGAAGGAAAACGCAGATTGCAAcattaagaaggaaaagaagtccAATTTAATGGAACAGCTCTTCGGAAGCAGTGCCGGTACCAtccttctttctaaaaataatgatCCAACACCTTTTGACGTAGAGTGGGACCTGAGAAATGCTCTCCCTGTCGACAAAAACAGCAAAGTCAAAGGGAAAGAAGACGGTGAGCTTTTTGGTGAAGGAAGGAACCCAACCAGGCACCGTCTGCAACACGCTGCGAGCAAGCCAGCGGTGAAGACCCTCGGCTCTTTAGAAGATGAA